From Oreochromis aureus strain Israel breed Guangdong linkage group 4, ZZ_aureus, whole genome shotgun sequence, a single genomic window includes:
- the LOC116317940 gene encoding uncharacterized protein LOC116317940, whose product MSGKRKELQTALCRYITDTLTYIHTVTGFCERFSKWLLWTETELDTLMDIKDGIDTLDLRITHVYNSEEKCTAFLKFMKNKVSADSRREKLEKELTEVLEYVLRGQEKLEPFLDAVEKLAVTSLQVFKENQELHLPEGIRFEHIQSVISAAQQICPLLLEFKRDSEVFFLPKLENVDVLAYQLDRYIVTSQKIHEKLEESAINDIWLKSTKAVVDLNVDLSEAGIQSMLYHIYLLEEIRMDPNFRMVFMFKEKAGEDFISKFEEHQPRMLKFLDELEQCAVQLDKMSKGSKISSVAGSSAGAIGGVLSIVGLALIPVTAGTSLALTMTGVGLGITSGLNSIVTTGAEMKVNHKHQTKAGEVFKNFMEDVQSLQDCLQNVTNQPVCGIETSKLEIAVGVRRIASKVWTVGKGTFDLVTDATSAAKVFPSAGKVLAQEGKALRNASRLASDIPDIGEAALKGSLALSKTSRAGFIALNALFLGMDIFFIYRDGTSLAKGCEAKVSQVIRARAALWSSEIDSWQKICDSLKEGLRKSEKNKGILESPFYPETTS is encoded by the exons ATGTCGGGCAAAAG AAAGGAGCTACAGACGGCCTTATGCCGCTACATCACAGACACCCTCACCTACATCCACACGGTGACAGGATTCTGTGAGAGGTTCTCTAAATGGCTGCTGTGGACAGAGACTGAGTTAGACACCTTGATGGATATCAAAGATGGCATTGACACACTAGACCTGAGAATCACACATGTTTACAATTCAGAGGAAAAATGCACGGCCTTCCTGAAATTCATGAAGAACAAAGTAAGTGCAGATAGCAGGCGTGAAAAGCTGGAGAAGGAGCTGACTGAAGTGTTGGAGTACGTTTTGAGAGGCCAGGAGAAACTCGAGCCTTTCTTGGATGCAGTGGAGAAGCTGGCAGTCACATCACTGCAGGTATTTAAAGAGAACCAGGAGTTACACCTGCCTGAAGGGATCCGCTTTGAACATATTCAGTCTGTCATCAGTGCTGCACAACAAATCTGCCCTCTGCTGCTGGAGTTTAAAAGAGATTCAGAAGTCTTCTTCCTCCCCAAACTTGAGAATGTGGATGTGCTGGCATATCAGCTGGACAGATACATAGTGACCTCCCAGAAAATCCATGAGAAGCTGGAGGAAAG TGCCATAAATGATATCTGGCTGAAGAGCACAAAAGCCGTGGTAGACTTGAATGTGGATTTGTCTGAGGCTGGCATACAAAGTATGCTTTATCATATTTATCTGCTTGAAGAAATCAG GATGGACCCAAACTTCCGAATGGTGTTCATGTTCAAGGAAAAGGCCGGTGAGGATTTCATCAGTAAGTTTGAAGAACACCAGCCCAGGATGTTGAAGTTCCTAGATGAGCTGGAGCAGTGTGCTGTTCAGCTAGACAAGATGAGTAAGGGTTCAAAGATCTCCAGTGTGGCAGGCAGTTCAGCAGGGGCGATTGGTGGTGTGCTGTCCATTGTTGGTTTGGCGTTAATTCCTGTAACAGCAGGAACATCTCTAGCTTTGACAATGACTGGTGTTGGGCTGGGAATCACCAGTGGTCTTAACAGCATTGTGACCACTGGAGCAGAGATGAAAGTTAATCATAAGCATCAAACAAAAGCTGGTGAAGTTTTCAAGAACTTTATGGAAGATGTACAGAGTCTTCAAGATTGTCTGCAAAACGTGACCAATCAACCAGTGTGTGGAATAGAAACAAGTAAGCTAGAGATAGCTGTGGGAGTAAGAAGGATTGCATCTAAAGTTTGGACCGTTGGAAAGGGCACTTTTGATTTAGTTACTGATGCTACCTCTGCTGCTAAAGTGTTTCCGAGTGCTGGTAAAGTTTTGGCTCAGGAAGGAAAAGCATTACGTAATGCAAGCAGGCTGGCCTCAGATATCCCAGATATTGGTGAGGCAGCTCTCAAAGGATCTCTTGCTCTCTCAAAGACATCAAGGGCTGGGTTCATCGCTCTCAATGCTCTCTTCCTTGGCATGGATATTTTCTTCATCTACAGAGACGGCACCAGTCTGGCAAAAGGCTGTGAGGCAAAAGTTTCCCAGGTCATCCGAGCCAGAGCTGCACTTTGGAGCTCAGAGATCGACTCATGGCAGAAGATCTGTGACTCTCTGAAGGAAGGTCTTCGAaaatcagagaaaaacaaaggcaTCCTGGAAAGTCCATTTTATCCTGAGACAACAAGCTAA